NNNNNNNNNNNNNNNNNNNNNNNNNNNNNNNNNNNNNNNNNNNNNNNNNNNNNNNNNNNNNNNNNNNNNNNNNNNNNNNNNNNNNNNNNNNNNNNNNNNNNNNNNNNNNNNNNNNNNNNNNNNNNNNNNNNNNNNNNNNNNNNNNNNNNNNNNNNNNNNNNNNNNNNNNNNNNNNNNNNNNNNNNNNNNNNNNNNNNNNNNNNNNNNNNNNNNNNNNNNNNNNNNNNNNNNNNNNNNNNNNNNNNNNNNNNNNNNNNNNNNNNNNNNNNNNNNNNNNNNNNNNNNNNNNNNNNNNNNNNNNNNNNNNNNNNNNNNNNNNNNNNNNNNNNNNNNNNNNNNNNNNNNNNNNNNNNNNNNNNNNNNNNNNNNNNNNNNNNNNNNNNNNNNNNNNNNNNNNNNNNNNNNNNNNNNNNNNNNNNNNNNNNNNNNNNNNNNNNNNNNNNNNNNNNNNNNNNNNNNNNNNNNNNNNNNNNNNNNNNNNNNNNNNNNNNNNNNNNNNNNNNNNNNNNNNNNNNNNNNNNNNNNNNNNNNNNNNNNNNGTCCTCTGGGAGCTCCAGGCCCTCCTTAGTGACGGAGACCAGGCTCTTGCCATCAAACTCCTTGAGCTGCTGCACGCAGTACTCATCAATAGGCTCAGTCATATACACCACCTCGAAGCCCCGTTTCCGCACACGCTCCACAAAGGCAGAGTTGGCCACCTGCTCTTTGCTCTCACCTACAGGGTTATTAACACAACTCAATGGCCTTCACACTGCCACTTCCCCATTTCCCAAGTCCACAAAGCAGCTTTGCTCAGACCCAATCTCCGACATACCAGTGATATAGTAGATGGACTTCTGGGTCTCCTTCATGCGAGACACATACTCTGACAGGGAAGTCATCTCATCTCCAGACTGAGAGGTGTGATAGCGAAGGAGCTCAGAGAGGCGGCGTCGGTTAGTAGAATCTTCATGAATTCCAAGCTTTAGAGGATACGGAAAGAAAAAGTCCAATCAAAAGCTGGAAAAAACACTCTAAATACAAAGTAATTTGGAAAACACTTGTTCATCTTACCTTTAAATTCTTGGAGAAGGCCTCATAGAACTTCTTGTAGTTCTCCTTGTCTTCGGCCAGCTCCGAGAAGAGCTCCAGGCACTTCTTGACGATGTTCTTGCGGATGACCTTCAGGATCTTGCTCTGCTGCAGCATCTCCCGGGAGATGTTCAGGGGCAAGTCCTCAGAATCAACCACACCGCGGATGAAGTCTGCAATGACCCAGAGAGCAGGGAGCAGCAGGGTCAGAGCTGATTAACACACTGAGACTACTCAGCCAGAGCAGACTCTGCATCAGCCTGTGGCAGCTGTATGTTGAAGGTCTGTGGTTTGGCCTGTACTACACATCCCCTAAACCCAGGAGATACTCACTGAGGTACTCAGGTATCAGCTCATCACAGCTGTCCATGATGAACACACGACGGACATACAATttgatgttgttcttcttcttcttgttctcaAAAAGGTCAAAGGGAGCTCGCCGGGGAATGAAGAGCAATGCCCTGAATTCCAGCTGACCTTCTACAGAGAAGTGCTNNNNNNNNNNNNNNNNNNNNNNNNNNNNNNNNNNNNNNNNNNNNNNNNNNNNNNNNNNNNNNNNNNNNNNNNNNNNNNNNNNNNNNNNNNNNNNNNNNNNNNNNNNNNNNNNNNNNNNNNNNNNNNNNNNNNNNNNNNNNNNNNNNNNNNNNNNNNNNNNNNNNNNNNNNNNNNNNNNNNNNNNNNNNNNNNNNNNNNNNNNNNNNNNNNNNNNNNNNNNNNNNNNNNNNNNNNNNNNNNNNNNNNNNNNNNNNNNNNNNNNNNNNNNNNNNNNNNNNNNNNNNNNNNNNNNNNNNNNNNNNNNNNNNNNNNNNNNNNNNNNNNNNNNNNNNNNNNNNNNNNNNNNNNNNNNNNNNNNNNNNNNNNNNNNNNNNNNNNNNNNNNNNNNNNNNNNNNNNNNNNNNNNNNNNNNNNNNNNNNNNNNNNNNNNNNNNNNNNNNNNNNNNNNNNNNNNNNNNNNNNNNNNNNNNNNNNNNNNNNNNNNNNNNNNNNNNNNNNNNNNNNNNNNNNNNNNNNNNNNNNNNNNNNNNNNNNNNNNNNNNNNNNNNNNNNNNNNNNNNNNNNNNNNNNNNNNNNNNNNNNNNNNNNNNNNNNNNNNNNNNNNNNNNNNNNNNNNNNNNNNNNNNNNNNNNNNNNNNNNNNNNNNNNNNNNNNNNNNNNNNNNNNNNNNNNNNNNNNNNNNNNNNNNNNNNNNNNNNNNNNNNNNNNNNNNNNNNNNNNNNNNNNNNNNNNNNNNNNNNNNNNNNNNNNNNNNNNNNNNNNNNNNNNNNNNNNNNNNNNNNNNNNNNNNNNNNNNNNNNNNNNNNNNNNNNNNNNNNNNNNNNNNNNNNNNNNNNNNNNNNNNNNNNNNNNNNNNNNNNNNNNNNNNNNNNNNNNNNNNNNNNNNNNNNNNNNNNNNNNNNNNNNNNNNNNNNNNNNNNNNNNNNNNNNNNNNNNNNNNNNNNNNNNNNNNNNNNNNNNNNNNNNNNNNNNNNNNNNNNNNNNNNNNNNNNNNNNNNNNNNNNNNNNNNNNNNNNNNNNNNNNNNNNNNNNNNNNNNNNNNNNNNNNNNNNNNNNNNNNNNNNNNNNNNNNNNNNNNNNNNNNNNNNNNNNNNNNNNNNNNNNNNNNNNTCCTTTCCCCACAATGCAGCCTGCTGCCTTACCATGGTCTGCCCGGACGGTGAAGGAGCCACCTGCTGATGACTCCCAGGCGTACTGCTCATCATCGTTGTGCTTCGTTATCACAACCACTTTCTCTGCCACTAGATAAGCAGAATAGAACCCAACACCAAACTGCCCAATCATGGAGATGTCTGCACCAGCCTGCAAAGGGTTTGAAGTCAAGAGGGTCAGCAAAATGGTTCTTGTGCACTTGTATAACTGCTTGCTGCACAAGTTAACataggttcaatttccagaatcTAGGGATCAAAGCTGTCCTGACTACCAACCACTTGTACTTTTTTTCTAATAAGTGTTCTATCCTAATATGTAATATCTTAGACAGGTATAAACTTAAGCAGTAATAAAGGACGGCGTGGATGAAAGGCTACACACCTGCAGAGCCTCCATGAACGCCTTCGTGCCTGACTTAGCAATGGTTCCCAAGTTGTTAATGAGGTCAGCCTTGGTCATGCCAATGCCAGTGTCCACCAAAGTCAGCGTGCGCTCCTGAGGGTTGGGGATGATGTCAATTTTCAGCTCTTTCCCACTGTCCAACTTGGAAGGGTCCGTCAGGCTCTCATACCGAATCTTGTCCAGGGCCTGCATTAAACATAAAAAGCCAGATTATTCTATTTGTCCAAACAGTCCCTTCCCCTTCAACATCAACTGCTGGATTGCTCTTCTCAatcactctacacacacacagacacagacacacacacttctgaaatTCAGTAACATAATGCTCACATCTGAAGCATTAGAGATTAACTCTCGGAGGAAAATCTCCTTGTTGGAATAGAAAGTGTTGATGATGAGGGACATGAGCTGGGCAATTTCTGCCTGAAAGGCAAAggtctccacctcctcctctccatggTGCACTTCCTCAGGCATCTAAGGAGGAAAGGATTAGGGATCATTATGGACACATATTTTAATATCCACCTCAAACTTTAGTCTGGGTAGTATACAACCAAGAAACAAGAGctgccattttttaaaaggactttgAAACTACAGTGGTCAAAACAAATGAGGAatgaaaaaaacctaaaacatggtttttcaaaacagaagcCTAAAAGTCAGACTTTTGAACAGAGGCATGTTCAGAGCTAGCTCACTGACTCTGAACAGAACACCTGCCGATATGGTAAAAACCCAGACTAAGTTAACATTAAGACCCCCAAGCAACCCCTGTACACACTCCTAACTACAATCTCATTGGGGCGAGGAACAACTTTAATAGAAAaagcagatttttatttttattttatttcacccAGCAGGGCAAGAAGAGAACCCCCGAAGCTGTAGTCGGGGAGGCGCTCCCGGGGCAATTAAATCAggacaaagaaatcaaaagctCCACCGTGACCACTCACTGCGCAGACTTGCATAGGCCGGAACCCAAATAAAATGGTGGCCCAGTCGTCCAGCGACCCTCGTCACGCCCGGACATGCGTCGGCAGAGGCCACACGGGGAGGGGGCGCCATTGAAACCCTCCCACCGCCCCAGCATCCGGGCACCGGGGCGGGGCGCCCAGGCTTCCAGAACAATCTGAGCTCccgggaggggaggagaaagggagggacctaggaATCGTCTCCTGCCTGTTCTCTCCCCCACCCCGTTTCTCCTCCCCCGCCCTCCACTGGGAGGGCAGAAAGATCTGGAAAGGGAAAGCGCAGTGGCTCTTCCAGCGTCCCTGCAAGTTGCggacccccccccctccccaaaaccGAGCACGTCGGGACCCGCGGCGTCCGGGGAGGGCAGCCAGGCCAACCTCCCCAGGCCTTGCTGAGTCACGCAGAGCAGCCCGCCACCGCGCGGACCCTACGGGACCCTGCAGCCGCGCCCGGAAGTGGAGGGCAAACATGGCAGCGTCCCGGGTCGGCGACTACCACGTGCGGCCACCCACCACCTGGCCGGGCCGCACCCCCCCCACCTCGCGCTCCCGGGCGGTCGGGGGGGAGAATCCACACCCGCCCCGGGGGAGCCTCGCCGTGCAAGCCCGCCGGGGTCCACCCCGAGCCACTGGAGACATCCGAGGCACGTTAGCTCCACAGGCCGCCCAGCCGGGGAAGGAGCCCCTGGGACAGATGAGATGGAGGCTGGGAGCCCGGGAAGAAGCCCCCCGGAGAGCCGCCGGGGACGGGAGACCCCGGCCTTACCTTGACGGGAAAACCGAGTAGTAGTACAGAGCAGGGTGGTGGGCCCGGACCACGTCCGACTCGCACGGCAAGCCAAGGCTGCGCGGGGGTGACTCAAGAGAGCTCGCGGACGCCCCCGACCGCCCTATATAAGGCGAAGCACAGCCCGGGCCCCGCCCTTGGATCCCTCCGCCTTAAAGGAGTGGCTGCGGGCCACGCACCTGCCGCCGCCCGCCCACCTTGACGTCATGGTCGCAGAGcgtggagggggcggggaggagcgGGACCCCGGGCCTGGTCCCGGAGTCAAGGCCAATTCAGTACCGTTTTGCAACCCCCCCATGTCTGCACGACTAGGACATGTCCCCTCTCAGGATGATCAGGGCGCATGCATATGCCACTAGGGATGTATCTGCGGGTGAACACCCCACGGACTGTCTCAGAAAGCTCAAGGTAGGCGCTTCCACCCCCACCCGGagtccagcactcaggggacGTCTGAAAGAGAATGGAGGTGGCCAACTCGGCTGCCATTTCCAGACCCGACCTTACTAGAATGTTCCCTACAAATCGCACATCAAGAGAAAAGCATGATAAATTCCTTATCCGACTTgaaggagccccacccccacccccgatttCCCGATCCCCCCCCACCCTGGGTACAGCACAGCTTCAGGCGCGGAGCCGCTTCTCCGAGGGGAGGGGCGCGGGCCCCGGCTGGCAGGGACTCTTTGGCGGCCTGCGGCGGAAGGATCAGCCGCGGCGGTGCTGCGATTTCTTCCAGCAGTTTCTAGGCCTGTCTCGGCggtctccacccctccccccgaGGCTCCACCTCCCCTGCTGCGGCGGGGGCAGTGTCTTCATCGCCGCTTGGcggggtggcttttttttttttttttttttttctgccttgatCTTAACCTGGGAAGAAATTTTACCCCAAGTCTGCCTACTGTGGACCAGGGTTGGACGACCCTCCACGCGTGGCCCTAAGAGGCCCACATTACAGTGGGGGGTGTGGAGCGCAGAGGGAGAGATAGCTGACCCGGATCGGTCACGGGGCACGGGGGCTGTGGGGGTGAGTGACTGCGGACACCTTCTAGTTGAACGCTACTGGGTAGAACACTCCCCACCCCTCAGCCTCCCGGGTCGCCCACGTACACCCGGGACGTGCGCCCTCCCTTTGCGAGCACAAAGCTGTTTCTCAAGCTGGTTTCGCTTCTCTTAGCCTCTCCCCTTCCCTACTGCGTGCAGCTCTTTGGACCTAGAGAGGAGCAGGTCCCCCGTCTTCTCAGAGAAGCGGCAGTTCTAGGCATCCGCATAAAGATGCTGGTCACAGGTTGGCCAAGTTCCAGGAGCCAGAACCAATTTGTGCCAGTGCCTCTGTTCTAAAGGTGGCCCGCCATGCCTTGCCTGTCCTTCAGCTGGCAATCTAGACTTGTCTTTTTCCAAGGCCGCATCTGGAAGCTTGTTGGACTGAGGAGCCCTCCTGGAGAGAATGGCCACTCAGCGCTCTGCAGATGTTCCTCTGCTATCTCACGCTGGCTGGTGTCCCCGCACCACCGCCCACACCTTTGTTCCCGGTGCTTGTCTGCAGCCTGTCTAATGTGCGTTCATTGTTAAACAGTAGTGGCTTTCTCCTTGCCTCTGTCCACTTCATCTGTTATCATCCCATCCTACATTGTCTGTTAGCCTCTCCTTAAttttgtgtgagtgtctgtgtgtgtctgtgtgtgtctctgtgtgtgtgaaaccCATAAAGAAATCAATATATATGGAGACACTGGGTAGGATTGCTTAGAAGGCCCTAGGGTGTTGGGTTGGTTCAGAATCTGAAACCAGAAACTTCAACACTCATACCATCTCAGCAAAAGGAGCCTAGCTGATCCCTCCAGCGTAGATTCCCTACCTGGATTCCCTAGTTCACAAACAGCACTGACTGCCTCTCCTTGGCCTCTGAGTGGTTGAAAGCTACTCTATACATTTCATGGACAGGAAAATGAATAATGGGGTCACTAAACCTAGGGTCGTTCCTGTTCTGAGAGTGGAATGGGGACAGAAGCaagcgcgcgcatgcgcgcgcgcgcgcgcgcacacacacacacacacacacacacacacacacactttcttgctGGGACCCTAGTCTGAGGCAGGCCAGGAACTCCTCTGCTCGAGTTTCCCTTTGGTTGTCCCCCAGCAGCGACAGGACGAAGGCTCAGCAGCagcttcctgtaatcccagcacaggggagatGAGAGGAGTGGGCCAGGCCAGCGTGGGCTAGGAGGAAGATCCTGTTGCATAAAGCAGAAGAATCATTTTACATCATCCTAGAGATGCCTTTTACCttgctgtggtggcacatgtctgtgtCAGTATTAGGgtggttgagacaggaggatgcctgtaattccaagTTCAGCTAAGGGTTATACTAGCAGACTCTCTCAACAACTGAGGGGGAGGAGGGCTAGGGGGTACCATGACTCACTCCATGGGTAAAAGCATTTACTCTGGTCCTCCAAGCTGGACAGCCCAGACCTCAGTTTGATGACAGATCCCATGATGAAAGGGACAAACTGACTCctcaagttgtcatctgacttccTCACGTGCACTGTGTCCTTGTGcccatacttacacacacacacaaacaagataAGTTCTCTTTTTCaagggtggggaaggaggaggggggaaatatgcttggcccagggagtggcactattaggggtatggccttgttggagtaggtgtgtcactgcctcctgagaggtgggattgaaggcgtgcaccaacatGCCCAGGTGATaagattcttttttattaaaggCCTGGGGGGAGTTAGAGAGAAGGTCCTGCACTAACTGCTCTCCTCCTAGAGGGCCAAAGTTCCACCCCAGCACCCACTGCCAGCTCACAGCCaccgtaactccagctccaggaaatatGCACACACGAACATTTAATAATGAATATtagtttttatgggtttttttttgttNNNNNNNNNNNNNNNNNNNNNNNNNNNNNNNNNNNNNNNNNNNNNNNNNNNNNNNNNNNNNNNNNNNNNNNNNNNNNNNNNNNNNNNNNNNNNNNNNNNNNNNNNNNNNNNNNNNNNNNNNNNNNNNNNNNNNNNNNNNNNNNNNNNNNNNNNNNNNNNNNNNNNNNNNNNNNNNNNNNNNNNNNNNNNNNNNNNNNNNNNNNNNNNNNNNNNNNNNNNNNNNNNNNNNNNNNNNNNNNNNNNNNNNNNNNNNNNNNNNNNNNNNNNNNNNNNNNNNNNNNNtgtgtagccctggctgtcctagaactcactctgtagaccagggctggccttgaactcagaaatctgcctgcctctgcctcctgagtgctgggatcaaaggcgtacgccaccactgctgggcttgaccttgaacttctcaccCTCCTATTTCTGACCACAATACATGCATGCATCACCATAAGCAGCTGTGTTGCATTTTAAAGGCCCGCGTGCACACACTATGTGTAGAATTTTGGCtgcatgtgtgtaagtacacCCGGTATGCtaacctggtgcccacagagctcAGATGAAGGtcttcagatgccctggaactggaaattacaaatggttttgagcccccatgtgggtgccaggaatcgaacccaggttctctggaagagcagccagtgttcttaactacggagccatctctccagccccatagtaTTTATCTTATTctcaattatgtgtatgtgtctgtatgagtaCATGCATGCCAAAGGTCAGATCGATCGccagagctggagttccaggtggatgtgggagctgggaactaaaggctgggtcctctgcaagagcagtatgttgtctcaaccgctgagccgtcCTCCACCTGCGGGGTTTGCCTTTTTTTAATAAGGCACCTAACAGACTTGATTTAGTAAACTTAACCCAATGGcaagatatttttgtttggttggttggtttttggtttttcgagacagggtttctccgtgtagccctaactgtcctggaactcactttgtagaccaggctggcctcgaactcagaaatccacctgcctctgcctcccaagtgctgggattgaaggcgtgcgccaccacgcccggccagataatttattttctcaagCTTACCGGGAAATTTACAAATATTCATAGTCGAGTCTGGGTTTAGtaacttcatatttatttttccagtattTAGAATTTGGGGTAGAGGATTACCatcagttccagggcagcctggggtaTGCAGTCTTCTGCAGGCTAACCTGGGCAAtggagtgagaccctgccttaaaacaacgatgatggggccagagagatgaatCAGGGGCTAAAATCACCGCCTGCCCTTCCGGagcacacagggcacacacacatggaagcaaGACACCCTTAGACAGGCTCGGGTGGTTGGAAGCACCTTTGAtgccagctctcaggaggaagaggagggtgggtctctgagtttgaggccagcttggtatgCGTGGTAAGTTCCAGAACATCGAGGACTACTtaaaaagactctgtctcaaaaacaaacaaaacgaaacaaaacaccaccacctatatacatttttttaaaaaacctacacACAGGGGCTAATAAAATTCATATctcagcagggcgtggtggcgcgcgccttcaatcccagcactcgggaggcagaggcaggcggatttctgagttcaaggccagcctggtctacagagtgagttccaggacaaccagggctatatagagaaaacctgaaaaaaaaaaaaaaaaaaaaaaaaaaaaaacaccaaattttgaattgctttttattattagtGTATGTTTTCTTTGTACTGTGAGTTCTGGGGTTGAATTCTGGTTTTGAGGCTTCACAAGCGCTGTCTCCACTGAGCTGCCTAGTGGTATAAACCCCTTTGCATCAAAGAAAAGCCAGGCCTCATATCAGACCCCTataatatcagcactcaggaggcagcggtAAGGTGACCAGGAGCAGCAGGCGCTCTGTGGTCTACTGAAGTGTGTGGGATATATCAAACACAGTCTTGTGAAATGTGTAGCCATAAGCCCCTCAGGTTGGGAAAATTTAATGTGCTCAATATTAAAGttaggaaatagaaaaagaaaggagagccgggtgtggtggcgcacgcctttaatcccaacactcaggaggcagaggcaggcggatttctgagttcgaggccagcctggtctacaaagtgagttccaggacagccagNNNNNNNNNNNNNNNNNNNNNNNNNNNNNNNNNNNNNNNNNNNNNNNNNNNNNNNNNNNNNNNNNNNNNNNNNNNNNNNNNNNNNNNNNNNNNNNNNNNNNNNNNNNNNNNNNNNNNNNNNNNNNNNNNNNNNNNNNNNNNNNNNNNNNNNNNNNNNNNNNNNNNNNNNNNNNNNNNNNNNNNNNNNNNNNNNNNagtgagttccaggacagccagggctacacagagaaaccctgtcttgggcaaaaaaaagaaaaagaaaaagaaaacaagagaaaaagaaaggaggctggagagatggctcagactaAGTTTAGAGccgcgggggtgggtgggggagaaggatGAGATTTGACTTCTTGTGTGTGAGGCCCTCTGCTGTCTGTGTGACAGGACTCTGTGAGCTACCCAGTGGTCCTCTGGAAAACCAGCACGCTCTCAACAGGCTGAATCATCTCTGCAGCCCGAGACTCCCTTCGCACAcaagagacagggtcttacatagtccaggctagcttctgTGTAGTGCAAGGATGACCATGGAACTTTGAGTTCCAGCTTCTATCTCCCAAGCACTAAAATGATGAGAATGAGTCACCATGACTGATGGCTTCAGTGCAGGGAATCCCAGCTAGGTCTTTGGCATGCCAGCCACACACGCTCTCCCAGCTGAGTTATGTCCCAGCCTTAAAAATATCCCCAT
This portion of the Mus pahari chromosome 18, PAHARI_EIJ_v1.1, whole genome shotgun sequence genome encodes:
- the Hsp90ab1 gene encoding heat shock protein HSP 90-beta, encoding MPEEVHHGEEEVETFAFQAEIAQLMSLIINTFYSNKEIFLRELISNASDALDKIRYESLTDPSKLDSGKELKIDIIPNPQERTLTLVDTGIGMTKADLINNLGTIAKSGTKAFMEALQAGADISMIGQFGVGFYSAYLVAEKVVVITKHNDDEQYAWESSAGGSFTVRADHGKAAGCIVGHFSVEGQLEFRALLFIPRRAPFDLFENKKKKNNIKLYVRRVFIMDSCDELIPEYLNFIRGVVDSEDLPLNISREMLQQSKILKVIRKNIVKKCLELFSELAEDKENYKKFYEAFSKNLKLGIHEDSTNRRRLSELLRYHTSQSGDEMTSLSEYVSRMKETQKSIYYITGESKEQVANSAFVERVRKRGFEVVYMTEPIDEYCVQQLKEFDGKSLVSVTKEGLELPED